From one Lolium rigidum isolate FL_2022 chromosome 4, APGP_CSIRO_Lrig_0.1, whole genome shotgun sequence genomic stretch:
- the LOC124708584 gene encoding molybdate-anion transporter-like: MEVFYYLVFGGLAAVVAALELGKSGKDRVATPTAFNSFKNNYVLVYSLMMSGDWLQGPYVYFLYSQYGFDKGDIGRLFIAGFGSSMLFGTIVGSLADKQGRKRACITYCITYILSCITKHSPQYRILMIGRVLGGIATSLLFSAFESWLVAEHNKRGFDPQWLSITFSKAIFLGNGLVAIVAGLFANLLADNLGFGPVAPFDAAACFLAIGMAIILSSWGENYGDASEGKDLMAQFKVAAKAIASDEKIALLGAIQSLFEGSMYTFVFLWTPALSPNDEEIPHGFIFATFMLSSMLGSSIASRLLARKMKVEGYMQIVFSISAFTLFLPVVTNFIVPPSEKGSSISFGGCLQLLGFCIFESCVGIFWPSIMKMRSQYIPEEARSTIMNFFRIPLNLFVCVVLYNVNAFPITVMFGMCSIFLFIAAILQRRLMVVSDLHRSISTKATEMIAEDEPLNP; this comes from the exons ATGGAGGTGTTCTACTACCTCGTCTTCGGCGGCCTCGCCGCCGTCGTGGCGGCGCTGGAGCTCGGCAAGTCCGGCAAGGACCGCGTCGCCACCCCGACGGCCTTCAACTCCTTCAAGAACAACTACGTCCTCGTCTACTCCCTCATGATGT CTGGGGACTGGCTCCAGGGGCCGTACGTGTACTTCCTCTACAGCCAGTACGGGTTCGACAAGGGCGACATCGGCCGCCTCTTCATCGCCGGCTTCGGCTCCTCCATGCTCTTCGGCACCATCGTCGGATCACTCGCCGACAAGCA GGGAAGGAAGAGGGCGTGCATCACCTACTGCATCACCTACATCCTCAGCTGCATCACCAAGCACTCCCCGCAGTACAGGATTCTCATGATTGGCCGCGTGCTTGGAGGCATTGCAACATCGCTGCTCTTCTCCGCGTTCGAGTCGTGGCTCGTCGCGGAGCACAACAAG AGAGGTTTTGATCCGCAATGGTTGTCGATAACATTCTCCAAGGCTATATTTCTTGGGAATGGCCTAGTTGCCATTGTCGCAGGGCTATTTGCTAATCTGCTGGCTGATAACTTGGGTTTTGGCCCTGTCGCCCCATTTGATGCTGCTGCTTGCTTCCTAGCAATAGGTATGGCAATTATCTTATCTTCATGGGGTGAGAACTATGGAGATGCATCTGAGGGCAAGGACTTGATGGCCCAGTTCAAAGTTGCAGCTAAAGCCATTGCTTCTG ATGAAAAGATTGCATTGCTTGGGGCCATACAATCACTGTTTGAGGGTTCAATGTACACTTTCGTTTTCTTGTGGACTCCTGCTTTGAGCCCAAATGATGAAGAGATTCCTCATGGCTTCATATTTGCAACATTCATGCTTTCTTCGATGTTGGGTAGCTCAATTGCGTCTCGTCTATTAGCTCGAAAGATGAAGGTTGAGGGCTATATGCAGATCGTGTTCTCGATATCAGCTTTCACTCTTTTCCTCCCTGTTGTTACCAAT TTCATAGTACCTCCCTCAGAAAAAGGTAGCAGCATCTCATTTGGAGGCTGTCTACAGCTCCTTGGTTTCTGTATATTCGAGTCATGTGTTGGCATATTCTGGCCATCAATCATGAAGATGAGATCTCAATATATACCCGAGGAGGCGAGAAGCACTATCATGAATTTCTTCCGCATACCACTCAACCTGTTCGTATGTGTGGTGCTTTACAAT GTGAATGCCTTCCCAATCACTGTCATGTTTGGCATGTGTTctattttccttttcatcgcagcAATTTTGCAGAGGCGGCTGATGGTTGTATCTGACCTTCACAGATCAATTAGTACTA AAGCCACAGAGATGATAGCAGAAGATGAGCCACTGAACCCTTAG
- the LOC124708678 gene encoding mitochondrial import inner membrane translocase subunit TIM23-1-like — protein sequence MADPRMFPPGSNAEDDHVPGRRKYNPYQDLNVPHNYKNLYDLPTSPEFLFQEESAVQRRSWGENLTYYTGIGYLSGAVGGAALGLRQAAAGAEPGDTAKIRANRLLNACGSSGRRYGNRVGVIGLMYAGMESGMVEVRDRDDWINSVVAGLGTGALFRAANGPRSAAVAGAVGGVLAAAALAGKQLAKRYVPAI from the coding sequence atggccgacCCTCGGATGTTCCCCCCGGGATCAAACGCCGAGGACGACCATGTCCCCGGCCGCCGGAAGTACAACCCCTACCAGGACCTCAACGTCCCCCACAACTACAAGAACCTCTACGATCTGCCCACGTCGCCGGAGTTCCTCTTCCAGGAGGAGTCCGCGGTGCAGCGCCGCTCCTGGGGCGAGAACCTCACCTACTACACGGGCATCGGGTACCTCTCGGGCGCcgtgggcggcgccgccctcggcctccgccaggccgccgccggcgcggagCCCGGGGACACCGCCAAGATCCGCGCCAACCGCCTGCTCAACGCCTGCGGCAGCTCCGGCCGCCGCTACGGCAACAGGGTCGGGGTCATCGGGCTCATGTACGCCGGGATGGAGAGCGGCATGGTCGAGGTGCGCGACCGCGACGACTGGATCAACAGCGTCGTCGCCGGGCTCGGCACCGGCGCGCTCTTCCGCGCTGCCAACGGGCCGCGATCCGCCGCCGTCGCGGGCGCCGTCGGCGGGGTCCTCGCTGCCGCCGCCTTGGCTGGCAAGCAGCTCGCCAAGCGATATGTGCCGGCAATATGA